ATGGCATGCCGTATTCGGAATGGAAATCGCGTTATCAGAAATAGTCCGCCTGGCGGCTTCACTTCAGGAGATTGTGCATGTCCTATGCGACCACCGATCTGACCGATGCTCATCCGGAGGCCTTCCAGGTGGCAGAACCGATTTTCCGGGATTTCGGCGGCCGTCTGGCCTTCCATGGCCCGATGGTGACGCTCAAATTGTTCGAGGACAATGCGCTGGTTCGCGGCACACTGGAAACCCCCGGCGAAGGCCGCGTTCTGGTGGTCGACGGCGGCGGATCGCTGCGCTGTGCGCTGTTGGGCGATCAGCTCGCCGAGCTGGCTGTCCGGAACGCCTGGGCGGGTGTGGTCGTCTACGGCTGCATTCGGGACTCCGAGGCCATCGGCGGCTTGCCACTGGGCGTCAAGGCGTTGGCGACGCACCCGGTGAAAAGCATCAAGCGCGGCGAAGGGCAGCGGGATATTCCGGTTCGTTTTGCCGGCATCCAGTTTCGGCCTGGCGCCTGGCTGTATGCCGACGGTGACGGATTGATCCTGAGCGATCTGCCAATGAGCGCATGAGGTTCAGGGGCGATCGGCAAGGCCGGTCAAGCGGCGCAATTCCTCACCGACCCGTTCGGTTGCCGCCCGGCCTTGTTCGATGGCTTCCTGGGCCCGATAGAACTCCATCAACCCGATGTGACCGAGGCGAGGAGCAATCTGCCAGTCCGGCGGATCGCCGGCCATGCGACTGCGCGTGATCCGATCCTGCATGATGTTGATCGAGGTGGCCGTGACATCGAACAGGCCGGGCGGCGGGGAGTCTCCGGTAGCGTGCTCATCGCGGAAGAACGATAGCCATGCGCGTGGATTCCATACGGGCAACGGGGTAGCTGCTTCGGCCACTGCCTTGGTTTCGGTGGATGGAAGCGGGGGTTGCCGTTGACGTCGGGTCAGAATGTCTCCGTTGAGATTGACCGCGATCACCACATCGGCGCCCATGGCGCGGCATACCGATACGGGGACGGGATTGACCAGTCCGCCATCCACCAGCCAGCGCCCTTCGGACTGGACCGGGGTGAACAGGCCCGGCAATGCAATCGAGGCGCGGACCGCATCGAGTACGGGGCCCTGCGTCAGCCAGATTTCCCGCCCGGTCCCGAGGTCGGTGGCAACGGCGGCGAAACGGGGCGAAAAAGTCTCGATCGGCCGTGACCCGAGTCGTTCATTGAAAAGGGTGAGGGCGCGACGGCCGTGCAGCAGTCCGCTGCCGCTCATGCTCCAATCAAGCATGCGCATGACGTCCAGTCTGCCGAGGCTCAGCACCCAGCTCTTGAGCTCCTCCAACTCGCCGCCGCAATAGGCTGCGCCGACCAGTGCGCCGATGGACGCGCCAGCCACGATGTCCGGGCGGATTTCCTGCTGCGCCAGCGCTTCCAGAACGCCGATGTGGGCCCAGCCTCGGGCGGACCCGCTACCCAGCGCCAAGCCGATGCGCAGGGTCACGGTTGCCGCCGTCGGCAAGGGTTCGAACTATTCCACTGTATTGGCCAACGCATGTGAATCCTCTTCACCAAGCCGCTCGAAGAAGTCAGGATCCATCATTTCGATGAATCTTTTCGCGGCGGGAGTGAGGAATTTACCCTTGCGAACCACGACCCCGTAAGTGCGCTGCGGGAAATAGTCGTTCAGGGGGATGGCGTGAAGGCGCTCATCGCCCGTCAGGCAGATGCTGGTGACGATGGAAATACCAAAGCCCAGTTCGACATATTTCTTGATCACCTCCCAGCCCCCGGCTTCCAGGGTGACCTTGAACTCCAGGTTGTGTTGCTGGAAGACCATGCGCACGACGCGCCAGGTGCTGAGATGGCGGGGCGGCAACAGCAGGCCATATTCGCTGATTTCCTCCAGCGTGACCTTCTCCTTGGCGGCAAGGGGGTGGTCCAACGGCGTGATCAGCATGGGATCGTAGGCATATATCGGCCAATAGGTGATGTCATCGGGGACATCGAGCATCGACCCCACGGCCAGATCGACATCGTCGGCGCGCAGCATTTCCATGCCGTCGCGGCCCGTCACATTGTGCAGGTTGAAGTGAATGCCGGGATGACGGGCGGAAAACTGCCGAATCAGGTTTGGAAGAAGGTAAAGCAGCGTGGATTCGCCCGCAGCGATGTTCAATTGCCCGGATTCCAGGGATCCGCGCCGGGCCGAGAAGTTTTCCGGAAGCGCTTCGAGGCCCTCCACCAGCGGTAGCGCCAGTTCATAGAGGACATGCCCTTCGGGTGTCAGCTTGATCTTCGGCCCGCGGCGCTCGAACAGGACGACATCCAGTTCCCGTTCCAATGCCTGGATTTGAAGCGATACCGACGGCTGGCTCAACGCCATTCGTTCAGCGGCCTTGGAAATGCTGCCGGTTTGCGTGGCATAGCAAAAGCCGCGCAATTGCTGCAAGCGATTGTGCTTGTAGTAGTGCCGAGAAGGCTCCTCCATCAGGCGATGCTCCCTGCGTGCCGTCAATGATTGATGAGGAAAATATTAAAAATAGAATATATTGGATTGTCAAATAGCTATAAAGATTCTATCATTTATAGATATGACGAAAGACCCGAACTAGACGGGTGTGCGAGAGTGAATCCATATCATCAGACCGCTGGATCGATCCTTTGTGATGCGGATCTACGCTTCCGGTCTCGTTTCGTGCATTCCAGCCGTGAGGCATCCGTGGATGGCTGCGGTGATCGGGCGCGCCCGATAGAATTGGCCTTCCATCCATTGATGTTCATGTTTCGCAGGAGACTGCCATGATGCCTTACAAGACCCGCAACGGCGAGGTTGCGATCCTGGGTCCATTGACGCCTGCCTATCAGGAGATCCTGACCGAAGATGCGCTGGAGTTCGTCGCCGAACTGGTCGCGCGCTTCGGGCCCGAGCGGAATCGCCTGCTGGAGCGGCGTCGCGAACGCCAGAAGGCGTTTGATTCCGGGGCCTTGCCCGACTTTCTTCCTGAAACCGAAGCGATTCGCAACGGCGATTGGAAGGTCGCTCCGATTCCGGCCGATCTTCAGGACCGGCGGGTGGAGATTACCGGTCCGGTCGATCGCAAAATGGTCATCAATGCCCTGAACGCGCCGGTCAAATGCTTCATGGCCTGCTTCGAGGACGCCCTGTCGCCGACTTGGGACAATGTCATCCAGGGGCAGGTCAACATGCGGGATGCCGTGGAAGGCAGCATTTCCTTTGCCAATCCCGACGGCAAGGTCTATCAGCTGGCCGACAAGACGGCCGTGCTGATCGCCCGTCCGCGCGGCTGGCATCTGCCCGAAAAGCACATCACGCTGAATGGGCAGCCGATTCCCGGCGCGTTGCTGGACTATGGCCTGTATTTCTTCCACAACGCGCGCAAGCTGATCGCCAAGGGTACGGGTCCTTACTACTACCTGCCGAAGATGGAAAGCCATCTCGAAGCCCGATTGTGGGCGCAGGCGATGGACTATTCCGAGGATCGCTTCGACCTGCCGCGGGGCACCATCAAGGCGACCGTGCTGATCGAAACCCTGCCGGCCGTGTTCGAGATGGACGAGATCCTCTACGAGATGCGCGATCACATCGTCGCGCTCAACTGCGGTCGATGGGACTACATTTTCAGCTATATCAAGACGCTGAAGAATCACTCGGATCGGGTTCTGCCCGACCGGGGTGTCGTGAGCATGGACAAGCCGTTTCTGGATGCCTACTCGCGACTGCTGATCAAAACCTGCCACAAGCGGGGTGCTCTGGCCATGGGCGGCATGGCAGCGTTCATTCCGGTCAAAGATCCCGGGCAGAACGAGATCGCCTTGGCCAAGGTTCGCGCCGACAAAGAACGGGAAGCGCGCAACGGCCATGACGGCACCTGGATCGCTCACCCCGGCCTCGCGGGCGTGGCGACCGAGGTGTTCAATCAGTACATCGGGCCCGGTCGGCTCAATCAGCTTCATGTATTGCGGGAAGCGGATGCATCCATCACTGCGCGCGACTTGCTGGAACCCTCCGAAGGGCCGGCGACCGAGGTGGGGATGCGGGCAAACATTCGTGTCGCCGTGCAGTACATCGAAGCCTGGATCAGCGGCCGCGGCGCGGTGCCGATTTACAACCTGATGGAAGATGCCGCCACGGCAGAAATCAGTCGCACCCAGATTTGGCAGTGGATTCGCCACGGCATTCGCCTGGACAATGGGGAGGCCGTCACGGCCGAGCTGTTCCGGCGCATGCTGGCGGAAGAGCTTGAAGTGGTTCGCAAGGAAGTGGGTGACGACGCCTACGGCCAGGGGCGCTTCGGTGATGCCGCCCAGATTATGGATCGGATCACTACCGCCGATGAGTGCGTCGATTTTCTGACCCTGGCTGCCTACGACCACCTGCCCTAATTTCGTGTTGGAGAAAATGATGTCGATGACGCGCGAGCAACAGATCAAGGCCCTGGAACAAGACTGGGCCGAAAACCCCCGATGGAAGAATGTCAAGCGTGGTTACTCCGCTGCCGACGTTGTACGGCTTCGGGGCTCCCTGCAGGTCGAGCACACCCTGGCGCGTCGGGGTGCCGAAAAGCTGTGGAAGCTGGTCAATGGCGAAGCCAAGAAGGGCTACGTCAACGCATTTGGCGCTATCACCGCCGGCCAAGCCATGCAGCAGGCCAAGGCGGGTCTGGAAGCGGTGTATCTGTCCGGCTGGCAGGTCGCTGCCGACGGCAATACCAGCGAGACCATGTACCCCGATCAGTCGCTGTATGCCTATGATTCGGTGCCAACCATGGTGCGTCGGATCAATAACACCTTCAAGCGTGCCGATGAAATCCAGTGGTCGCGCGGGATCGAGCCGGGCAGCAAGGAATACATTGACTACTTCCTGCCCATCGTTGCGGATGCCGAAGCAGGCTTCGGTGGTGTGCTCAATGCCTTCGAGCTGATGAAGAACATGATCGGCGCCGGCGCCGCTGGCGTGCATTTCGAAGATCAGCTCGCCGCAGTGAAGAAGTGCGGCCACATGGGCGGCAAGGTGCTGGTCCCGACCCAGGAAGCCGTCGAGAAGCTGATCTCGGCGCGTTTTGCAGCCGACGTCATGGGCGTGCCGACCATTGTGCTGGCCCGCACCGACGCCGAAGCCGCCAACCTAATCACTTCTGATCACGATGCCAATGACAAGCCCTTCCTGACAGGCGAGCGGACGCAGGAAGGTTTCTTCCGCGTCAAGAACGGCCTGGAGCAGGCCATCAGCCGGGGTGTGGCCTATGCCCCCTATGCCGATCTGGTGTGGTGCGAAACCGGTACGCCGGACCTGGGCTTCGCGCGTGAATTCGCTCAGGCCGTGCACGCGAAGTGCCCTGGCAAGCTGTTGTCCTATAACTGCTCGCCTTCTTTCAACTGGAAGAAGAACCTGGACGAAAAGACCATTGCCAAGTTCCAGGACGAACTGTCCGCGCTGGGCTACAAGTATCAGTTCATCACCCTCGCCGGCATTCACATCAACTGGTTCAACACCTTCCAGTTCGCGTACAACTACGCTCGCGGAGAAGGCATGAAGCACTACACCGAAATGGTGCAGGAGCCGGAATTCGCTGCGCGTGAGCGGGGCTACACCTTCGTGTCGCATCAGCAGGAAGTCGGTGCCGGCTATTTCGACGATGTCACCACGGTGATTCAGGGTGGGTCAAGCAGCGTCAAGGCACTGACCGGTTCCACCGAAGAAGAGCAGTTCCACTAAGAACGATGCACGTCCGGCGGGGTGGCATGACCGGCCCGCATCGATGATGTGAAAATCGAACCCCGGGCGTCCGCGTCCGGGGTTTTTTCTGGTCTGCAATCTGTGGGGAGCGCTACTGATGAGGGCCAGCGCAGGATAGGACAAGTCGGCGATGGCGGAACGTGCGGCGGGCAAGGGTGCCATGAACGAGCGCGGCCCGATCCGGTCTGCGCTTCAGGCGGCCGTCAGGATCCGATCGGTGCAGGTCCCTCAGCCGTGTCCGGCTAGCTGACCAAAGAGGCGGAAGCCACCGACGTAGGTTCCTATCGAGGCGCCCAGATTGACCAGCATGAAGACCAGAAAGGTGTGGGCTACGCGATTGCGCCACCAGCCCTTGATGTGCGCGATATCCTCGCGAAGCGTCGAAAAGTCGGCCACTCGCGGCTTGCGCAGCCACAGTTCAAGCGCGACGGCCACCATACCCGCGCCGATCAGCGGATGCAGGGTGGTGATCGGCGCCGCCAGAAACGAGCCGACAAGCGTCAGCGGATGCGCCAGTGCGATCAGGGCGCCGACAGCGGCCAGGCCGCCGGTGGTCAGCGTCCAGTCCAGCACGAGCTGCCAGCCGAGTTCCGGCCCGCGGACGAAGCCCACCAAGAACCCGCCCAGGATCAGGATCATGATCAGCCAGGGGATGCTTTTTCCGATCATGCTTCTCGGGGGTGTCCGGGTCAGGGATTCCAGGAGTGCATCGGGTTGCGCCGGCGGCGCGGCCTCCAGGTGGCGGATGATGCCGTCGAGATGCCCGGCGCCTACAACCGCCAGGATGCGCTGATTGGGGTGCAGCTCCGCCTGTTCGCGCAGCTTCAGTGCCATATAGGCGTCACGTTCCCCGATAAGCGCGCGGTAGAGCGGTTCAGCCTGATCGGCAAAATCGGCGAATGTGTTGTGCAGCAGGTCGCCCGACTTGAGCCGTTCGATGTCTTCCTCGGCCACCTCTTCCCGAGTCAGCAGGCTGGCCACCAATCCGGCAATCAGGCCGGGTCGCTGCCACCAGCGCACGGCGCCGGTCAGCCGACGCAAGGTGACGCCCACCTCGCGGTCGATGAGCAAAATCGGTAATCCGGCGTCGTCAGCGGCCTCCAGGGCGGCGCGCAGTTCCGCGCCGGGCTCCACGCCCAGCTGATCGGCCAGACGCTGCTGGTAGGCGGTCAGCGCCAGGTTGGCGGCAACGAGCCCCATCTTGCCCTCGCGGACAACTTGAAGCAGGTCCATCCGGGCCAATGCGTCGGGATCGCGCAGTGCCTGATGCCGGCTTGGGCACAGCTCGACGGCAACGGCGTCGAACCCATCGCTCGCAATGAGGTGGCGGACCGCGGCTTCGCTGGCGCGCGAGACATGCGCGGTACCGAGCAGGGTGATCCGGCTCGATCCGACGGTGATTTCGCGTAGCGGCTCATCCAAGACAACTTCAGACTGATTCACACAATTTTCCCGAGACTGGACGAAGCGGTGAAGACGGGGGCAAGATCGTGCCGAGGATGCGTTCGGAGCAGCAGGGAATCGATCGGGGACACCATGGATTGGCGGTCGCAGTGGGGTTGGATGCGCTCCTGGGTGCTTTATCGGTCGAATCCCCTGCATCGACGACGACTCGCGGCATTCTACCGGTCCTTCATCGGTCGGGACAGTCTGTGTTTCGACATCGGGGCGCACATGGGGAACCGGGTCGATGCGTGGCGGGACCTCGGCGCGCATGTCGTGGCGGTCGAGCCCCAACCGCTGTTTGCAAGGGCCTTGCGCCGCCGCTACCGCGACGACGAGCGCGTTCACCTGGAAGCCGTGGCCTTGGGCGAGCGCCCCGGCCGATGCACGTTGATGATCAGCCGGCGGACCCCAACCGTCAGTACGCTGAATCCAGCCTGGCGCCAAGTCATGGCCGTCAACCCCCGCTTTCGGCGTGTGCGTTGGGATGCGACCTGCGAAGTCACGGTGCTCACGCTGGATGACTTGATCGACTGTTACGGCGTGCCCGCATTTTGCAAGCTGGATGTGGAAGGCGCTGAAGCGCTGGTTCTGGCCGGACTGTCCCAACCGTTGCCGACGCTCTCGATGGAGTATTCTCCCGCAGATCCGCAGGGCGTAAGGGATTGTATTGCGCGCTTGGGCGAGCTGGGTCGCTATCAGTATCGGCGATCGGTCGGCGAGAGCCTGCACTGGAGCGGGGACTGGATGACGCCGGAGGGGGCGCTGGCCGATCTCGGCCGGCTCACACCCGATCAGCCCGCGGGGGATCTGTACGCTCGCCGGGTCGCCTGAAACGCAACGGCCATTGGTACAATCGCCAGTCTGATGCGCTCCGGGCCGCGCCGTGCCCGCCAACATGGGGAATCACATGAAGATCACCGTATTCGGCAGCGGGTATGTGGGGCTGGTCACGGCCGCCTGCTTTGCTCATATGGGCAACCAGGTGCTCTGCGTGGACATCGATGCCGCCAAAGTGGCCGCTTTGCGCGAGGGCAAGGTGCCGATTCGGGAGCATGGCCTGGACGATCTGGTGATGGCGGGCGTTCGGTCGGGAAATCTGCGCTTTACAACGGATGCCGGCGAAGGGGTCGCGCATGGCTTGTTCCAGTTCATTGCCGTGGGTACGCCGGCCGATGAAGACGGATCAGCCGACTTGAGCCATGTGCTGGCGGTAGCGGCAACGATCGCGACGCATATGACCGACTATCGCATCATCGTCGACAAATCGACGGTGCCGGTCGGAACGGCGCAGCGGGTGGCGCGCGTCATTGATGAGGGCTTGGCGCAGCGTGGGGTGACGATTCCCTTTGCGGTAGTGTCCAATCCAGAGTTCCTCAAGGAAGGCAATGCGGTCGAGGATTTCATGAAGCCCGACCGCATCATCGTCGGTGCTGAAGATGCGCGTGCCATTGCCGAGATGCAGCAGCTTTATGCGCCGTTCAACCGTAAGAACGACCGGCTGCTGGTCATGGATGCCCCATCCGCTGAACTGACCAAGTATGCCGCCAATGCCATGCTGGCGACCAAGATCAGCCTGATGAACGAGTTCGCCGGTATCGCCGAGCGGGTAGGGGCGGATATCGAGCAGGTCCGGATCGGGCTCGGTTCGGATCCGCGCATCGGCTTCCATTTCATCTACCCGGGCGCCGGCTATGGGGGATCCTGTTTCCCCAAGGATGTCAGCGCACTGATTCACACCGCAAGGGAAAATGCGCATCCGGCCGAGATTCTGGAAGCGGTTCAGGCCGTGAATCAGCGTCAGAAGCGGCGCCTGTTCGAACGGATCCAGGCGCATTTCGGTCACGATCTGTCCGGGCTCACGTTTGCGCTGTGGGGGCTCGCCTTCAAACCGGGGACCGACGACATGCGCGAGGCGCCCAGCCGTGTGTTGATGGAGGCCCTGTGGCAGGCCGGTGCACGGGTTCGCGCCTATGATCCGGCGGCGATGGCCGAGGCCAGACGCTTGTATCCGGATGCCGAGGCGTTGACGTTGTGTGAGAACCCGGATGATTGTCTGCATGGCGCGGAGGCGCTGGTCGTCATGACCGAGTGGAATCGGTTCCGCAGCCCCGATTTCGCAGCCATTCGGCAGCAACTGCGCCGGCCCGTGATCTTCGATGGCCGTAATCTGTACGATCCGGTCCGCATGGCGGAGCAGGGTTTTAGCTATTACGCCATTGGCCGCCCGGTCACCGAACCGGTTTCACCCGGGCGCGCTGGCACATGACGATCGAGTCCAACGAGACGCTGGTTGGAGGTCCCGAGGCCGCCGCGCGCGTGTTGGTGGTGGGCGCCGGCGCGATAGGTGGTTTCTACGGCAGCCTGCTGGCGCGCCAGGGATGGCCAGTGAGTGTGGTGTGCCGGAGCGAGGCGGCCCTCGTCTCTGAACGAGGCTTCGCCATTCACAGCGATACCCTGGGGAAATGGCGCTTTCGCCCAGCCGCCACGGCTACCCATGTCACGGCCCTCGAAGAAGCCCCGGATTATCTGCTGCTTACCACCAAGGTGCTGGCGGGAGAGGATCGCGCGGAACTGATTCGGCCGGCCGTGGGGCCGCGGACGGTCATCGTGTTACTGGAGAACGGCGTCGATATCGAGGCGCCGTTCGCTGCCGCGTTTCCGGATCACGAACTGATCAGTGCGCTGGCCTTCGTCTGTGTATCGCGTACCGCACCCGGTCATATTCACCATCAGGCTTACGGTGGCCTGACGCTCGGCAACTATCCCACCGGGATTTCGGGCGCGGTGCGACGGCTGGCCGCTGCGTTTCGTGCCGCAGGGATGCCGGTGGAATCATGCGATG
This sequence is a window from Candidatus Macondimonas diazotrophica. Protein-coding genes within it:
- the rraA gene encoding ribonuclease E activity regulator RraA — encoded protein: MSYATTDLTDAHPEAFQVAEPIFRDFGGRLAFHGPMVTLKLFEDNALVRGTLETPGEGRVLVVDGGGSLRCALLGDQLAELAVRNAWAGVVVYGCIRDSEAIGGLPLGVKALATHPVKSIKRGEGQRDIPVRFAGIQFRPGAWLYADGDGLILSDLPMSA
- the rssA gene encoding patatin-like phospholipase RssA, which translates into the protein MPTAATVTLRIGLALGSGSARGWAHIGVLEALAQQEIRPDIVAGASIGALVGAAYCGGELEELKSWVLSLGRLDVMRMLDWSMSGSGLLHGRRALTLFNERLGSRPIETFSPRFAAVATDLGTGREIWLTQGPVLDAVRASIALPGLFTPVQSEGRWLVDGGLVNPVPVSVCRAMGADVVIAVNLNGDILTRRQRQPPLPSTETKAVAEAATPLPVWNPRAWLSFFRDEHATGDSPPPGLFDVTATSINIMQDRITRSRMAGDPPDWQIAPRLGHIGLMEFYRAQEAIEQGRAATERVGEELRRLTGLADRP
- a CDS encoding LysR family transcriptional regulator, yielding MEEPSRHYYKHNRLQQLRGFCYATQTGSISKAAERMALSQPSVSLQIQALERELDVVLFERRGPKIKLTPEGHVLYELALPLVEGLEALPENFSARRGSLESGQLNIAAGESTLLYLLPNLIRQFSARHPGIHFNLHNVTGRDGMEMLRADDVDLAVGSMLDVPDDITYWPIYAYDPMLITPLDHPLAAKEKVTLEEISEYGLLLPPRHLSTWRVVRMVFQQHNLEFKVTLEAGGWEVIKKYVELGFGISIVTSICLTGDERLHAIPLNDYFPQRTYGVVVRKGKFLTPAAKRFIEMMDPDFFERLGEEDSHALANTVE
- the aceB gene encoding malate synthase A, translating into MMPYKTRNGEVAILGPLTPAYQEILTEDALEFVAELVARFGPERNRLLERRRERQKAFDSGALPDFLPETEAIRNGDWKVAPIPADLQDRRVEITGPVDRKMVINALNAPVKCFMACFEDALSPTWDNVIQGQVNMRDAVEGSISFANPDGKVYQLADKTAVLIARPRGWHLPEKHITLNGQPIPGALLDYGLYFFHNARKLIAKGTGPYYYLPKMESHLEARLWAQAMDYSEDRFDLPRGTIKATVLIETLPAVFEMDEILYEMRDHIVALNCGRWDYIFSYIKTLKNHSDRVLPDRGVVSMDKPFLDAYSRLLIKTCHKRGALAMGGMAAFIPVKDPGQNEIALAKVRADKEREARNGHDGTWIAHPGLAGVATEVFNQYIGPGRLNQLHVLREADASITARDLLEPSEGPATEVGMRANIRVAVQYIEAWISGRGAVPIYNLMEDAATAEISRTQIWQWIRHGIRLDNGEAVTAELFRRMLAEELEVVRKEVGDDAYGQGRFGDAAQIMDRITTADECVDFLTLAAYDHLP
- the aceA gene encoding isocitrate lyase — translated: MTREQQIKALEQDWAENPRWKNVKRGYSAADVVRLRGSLQVEHTLARRGAEKLWKLVNGEAKKGYVNAFGAITAGQAMQQAKAGLEAVYLSGWQVAADGNTSETMYPDQSLYAYDSVPTMVRRINNTFKRADEIQWSRGIEPGSKEYIDYFLPIVADAEAGFGGVLNAFELMKNMIGAGAAGVHFEDQLAAVKKCGHMGGKVLVPTQEAVEKLISARFAADVMGVPTIVLARTDAEAANLITSDHDANDKPFLTGERTQEGFFRVKNGLEQAISRGVAYAPYADLVWCETGTPDLGFAREFAQAVHAKCPGKLLSYNCSPSFNWKKNLDEKTIAKFQDELSALGYKYQFITLAGIHINWFNTFQFAYNYARGEGMKHYTEMVQEPEFAARERGYTFVSHQQEVGAGYFDDVTTVIQGGSSSVKALTGSTEEEQFH
- a CDS encoding TraB/GumN family protein, coding for MNQSEVVLDEPLREITVGSSRITLLGTAHVSRASEAAVRHLIASDGFDAVAVELCPSRHQALRDPDALARMDLLQVVREGKMGLVAANLALTAYQQRLADQLGVEPGAELRAALEAADDAGLPILLIDREVGVTLRRLTGAVRWWQRPGLIAGLVASLLTREEVAEEDIERLKSGDLLHNTFADFADQAEPLYRALIGERDAYMALKLREQAELHPNQRILAVVGAGHLDGIIRHLEAAPPAQPDALLESLTRTPPRSMIGKSIPWLIMILILGGFLVGFVRGPELGWQLVLDWTLTTGGLAAVGALIALAHPLTLVGSFLAAPITTLHPLIGAGMVAVALELWLRKPRVADFSTLREDIAHIKGWWRNRVAHTFLVFMLVNLGASIGTYVGGFRLFGQLAGHG
- a CDS encoding FkbM family methyltransferase, which translates into the protein MRSWVLYRSNPLHRRRLAAFYRSFIGRDSLCFDIGAHMGNRVDAWRDLGAHVVAVEPQPLFARALRRRYRDDERVHLEAVALGERPGRCTLMISRRTPTVSTLNPAWRQVMAVNPRFRRVRWDATCEVTVLTLDDLIDCYGVPAFCKLDVEGAEALVLAGLSQPLPTLSMEYSPADPQGVRDCIARLGELGRYQYRRSVGESLHWSGDWMTPEGALADLGRLTPDQPAGDLYARRVA
- a CDS encoding UDP-glucose dehydrogenase family protein, with amino-acid sequence MKITVFGSGYVGLVTAACFAHMGNQVLCVDIDAAKVAALREGKVPIREHGLDDLVMAGVRSGNLRFTTDAGEGVAHGLFQFIAVGTPADEDGSADLSHVLAVAATIATHMTDYRIIVDKSTVPVGTAQRVARVIDEGLAQRGVTIPFAVVSNPEFLKEGNAVEDFMKPDRIIVGAEDARAIAEMQQLYAPFNRKNDRLLVMDAPSAELTKYAANAMLATKISLMNEFAGIAERVGADIEQVRIGLGSDPRIGFHFIYPGAGYGGSCFPKDVSALIHTARENAHPAEILEAVQAVNQRQKRRLFERIQAHFGHDLSGLTFALWGLAFKPGTDDMREAPSRVLMEALWQAGARVRAYDPAAMAEARRLYPDAEALTLCENPDDCLHGAEALVVMTEWNRFRSPDFAAIRQQLRRPVIFDGRNLYDPVRMAEQGFSYYAIGRPVTEPVSPGRAGT
- a CDS encoding ketopantoate reductase family protein is translated as MTIESNETLVGGPEAAARVLVVGAGAIGGFYGSLLARQGWPVSVVCRSEAALVSERGFAIHSDTLGKWRFRPAATATHVTALEEAPDYLLLTTKVLAGEDRAELIRPAVGPRTVIVLLENGVDIEAPFAAAFPDHELISALAFVCVSRTAPGHIHHQAYGGLTLGNYPTGISGAVRRLAAAFRAAGMPVESCDAIVTARWRKAVWNAAFNPASVLAGCIDTGRLMADDAAVRTIRRAMVEVCEVAAAAGHPLPPQTVDAMLENTRRMPPYLTSMTLDALHGRPLEREAILGAILDRARSAGVPAPTLETFDALLRVRTAN